Proteins encoded together in one Papaver somniferum cultivar HN1 unplaced genomic scaffold, ASM357369v1 unplaced-scaffold_21, whole genome shotgun sequence window:
- the LOC113339778 gene encoding polyphenol oxidase, chloroplastic-like translates to MSLSHLATTTITNTTVSGNPLRRSSKTNNRGSVRLSSRTPYTSCELNHKQNQEPTHNGGIDRRNVLLGLGGVYGATATIANNAIGAPMVPPDLSTCDPSKPSATDDETKQKINCCPPYSSANIVDFKPPSSSEPLRVRKAAHKYNSDDIAKFEKAIAAMKALPKDDPWSFEQQATIHCTFCNGAFNQLNSNTLLQIHGSWFFLPWHRYYLYFWERILGKLIGDDTFAIPFWNWDTPKGMYVPKMYQNVNSPLYDGTRNSEHYTSMIDYKYDINSDKPNPKENSPQISETEIRNLAEIDSIFKETLQLPALFMGKAQRGGEKPAEAQGRNEALHNVFHQWVGPLQTPYHNMGNFATAGKDPVFYGHHGNVDRMWDIYSKLRGQKVEFRDPDWLESAFIFYDENRQVVKVKVKDCLTPESLRYSYAPEALAWTTVRRKYKKLQNEAQTRSEGASLKLKPVSEFGSRPRNLTEPIQVLVKRPKTSRTKAEKGDAVEVLFVDGIQIPHGSTARFDVYVTKPIAGLAGPHNGELAGSFVKVPHAHHGSANGAVHTHTSSLELGISTLLEEIDAESSEKLVVTLIPRSGEVIVGGVQIRLVDVEDDE, encoded by the exons ATGTCTCTCTCCCACTTAGCCACCACCACAATCACCAACACCACCGTTTCTGGAAACCCTCTCCGTAGGTCGTCAAAAACAAACAACCGCGGATCAGTTCGTCTTTCAAGCCGCACACCATACACCTCTTGTGAGCTCAACCACAAACAAAATCAAGAACCTACTCATAATGGAGGCATTGACAGGAGAAATGTGCTCTTAGGGTTGGGAGGAGTGTATGGAGCCACTGCTACTATTGCCAACAATGCCATTGGAGCTCCAATGGTACCTCCTGACTTGTCAACTTGTGACCCCAGCAAACCATCCGCAAccgatgatgaaaccaaacaaaaaatcaaCTGCTGTCCACCTTATTCCTCAGCCAACATCGTCGATTTCAAACCACCATCATCTTCAGAGCCATTACGAGTCCGCAAAGCTGCCCACAAATATAATTCCGATGATATTGCAAAATTCGAAAAAGCCATTGCTGCGATGAAAGCATTGCCAAAAGATGATCCATGGAGTTTTGAGCAACAAGCTACCATTCACTGCACTTTCTGCAATGGAGCTTTTAATCAGTTGAATTCAAACACTCTACTTCAAATTCATGGAAGTTGGTTTTTCCTTCCATGGCATCGTTACTACCTCTACTTCTGGGAGAGAATTCTTGGAAAGCTCATTGGTGATGATACTTTCGCTATCCCTTTCTGGAACTGGGATACTCCTAAAGGGATGTACGTGCCGAAGATGTACCAGAATGTTAACTCACCCCTTTATGATGGAACTCGGAACTCGGAACATTATACGTCGATGATCGATTACAAGTATGATATAAACTCGGATAAACCTAATCCCAAAGAAAATTCTCCACAAATTTCTGAAACTGAAATTCGAAACTTAGCTGAGATTGATAGTATATTCAAAGAAACGTTGCAACTACCAGCACTTTTCATGGGGAAAGCACAAAGGGGTGGAGAGAAGCCTGCTGAAGCACAAGGGAGGAATGAGGCCTTGCATAACGTTTTTCATCAATGGGTTGGACCTCTCCAAACCCCTTACCATAATATGGGAAATTTCGCCACTGCCGGTAAGGATCCTGTGTTTTACGGTCACCATGGTAATGTGGATCGTATGTGGGATATCTATAGCAAACTCCGTGGACAGAAAGTTGAGTTCAGAGACCCTGATTGGCTCGAATCAGCTTTCATCTTCTATGATGAGAATCGCCAAGTTGTCAAGGTTAAG GTGAAGGATTGCCTAACCCCGGAGAGCCTCCGATATAGTTACGCTCCAGAAGCCCTTGCATGGACAACAGTTCGTCGAAAGTACAAGAAACTGCAGAATGAAGCGCAGACAAGGAGTGAAGGTGCCTCGCTGAAACTAAAACCAGTTTCCGAGTTTGGATCCAGACCAAGAAACTTAACAGAACCAATTCAAGTACTAGTGAAAAGGCCAAAGACATCGAGGACCAAAGCTGAGAAAGGAGATGCAGTTGAAGTTTTATTCGTAGACGGAATACAGATTCCACATGGATCAACAGCAAGGTTCGATGTTTACGTGACAAAACCAATTGCAGGACTAGCTGGTCCCCATAACGGGGAATTAGCTGGTAGTTTTGTGAAAGTTCCCCATGCTCATCATGGATCAGCTAATGGTGCAGTTCATACCCACACTTCAAGTTTGGAATTGGGTATTAGTACTTTACTTGAAGAAATTGATGCTGAAAGTTCAGAGAAATTGGTTGTGACTTTGATTCCTCGAAGTGGTGAGGTTATTGTTGGTGGAGTTCAGATCCGTTTGGtcgatgttgaagatgatgaatga
- the LOC113339945 gene encoding polyphenol oxidase, chloroplastic-like — protein MSLSHLATTPISNTTISGNPLRKPTRNTCGSVRLSNRTPYTSCDLNQKNQEPTTHNGVIDRRNVLLGLGGVYGATATIANNAIGAPMVPPNLATCHPATDDETKLPVACCPPYSSATIVDFKPPSSSEPLRVRKAAHKYNSDDIAKFEAAIAAMKALPKDDPWSFGQQATIHCTFCNGAFDQVNSKNLLQIHGSWFFLPWHRYYLYFWEKILGKLIGDDTFAIPFWNWDSPKGMYLPKMYQPSGSPLSDDTRNKDHYSSVIDYKYSMNDPNPSTPAQIDEVVTRNLAELDSIFKETLQLPALFMGKAQRGGEAAANAQGRNEALHNVFHQWVGPLQKPYHNMGNFATAGKDPVFYGHHGNVDRMWDIYSKLRGQKVEFRDPDWLESSFIFYDENRQVVNVKVKDCLTPESLRYSYAPEPLAWTTIRRKYKKLQNAAQTRSAGDSLKLKPVSEFGSSPRNLTEPIQVLVQRPKISRTKDEKADSVEVLFIDGIQVTHGSTARFDVYVSQPIAGLAGPHNGELAGSFVKVPHAHGGSGSHKNASSLELGISTLLEEIDAESSQKLVVTLLPRNGDVVVGGVEIRLVDVDDDDL, from the exons ATGTCTCTCTCCCACTTAGCCACCACCCCAATCTCCAATACCACCATCTCCGGCAACCCTCTAAGAAAGCCGACAAGAAACACTTGCGGATCTGTTCGCCTTTCAAACCGCACACCATACACCTCTTGTGACCTtaaccaaaaaaatcaagaacCTACTACTCATAATGGCGTCATTGATAGGAGAAATGTACTCCTAGGGTTGGGAGGTGTATATGGAGCCACTGCTACTATTGCTAACAATGCAATTGGAGCTCCGATGGTACCTCCTAACTTGGCAACTTGTCATCCCGCAACCGATGATGAAACCAAGCTACCAGTTGCATGTTGTCCACCTTATTCCTCAGCCACCATCGTCGACTTCAAACCACCATCATCTTCAGAACCGTTACGAGTCCGCAAAGCTGCTCACAAGTATAACTCTGATGACATCGCGAAATTTGAAGCAGCCATTGCTGCGATGAAAGCATTGCCAAAAGATGATCCATGGAGTTTCGGTCAGCAAGCGACCATTCACTGCACTTTCTGTAATGGAGCCTTTGATCAGGTGAATTCAAAAAATCTACTTCAAATTCATGGAAGTTGGTTTTTCCTTCCATGGCATCGTTACTACCTCTACTTCTGGGAGAAAATTCTTGGAAAACTCATCGGTGACGATACTTTTGCTATCCCTTTCTGGAACTGGGATAGTCCTAAAGGGATGTACTTGCCGAAGATGTACCAGCCCAGTGGCTCCCCTCTTTCTGATGACACTCGGAACAAAGACCATTATTCGTCGGTGATCGATTACAAGTATAGTATGAATGATCCTAATCCATCAACTCCTGCACAGATTGATGAAGTTGTTACTCGAAATCTAGCTGAGCTTGATAGTATATTCAAAGAAACATTGCAACTACCAGCACTTTTCATGGGGAAAGCGCAAAGGGGTGGTGAGGCTGCTGCTAATGCACAAGGGAGGAATGAGGCTTTGCACAACGTTTTTCATCAATGGGTTGGACCTCTTCAAAAACCTTACCATAATATGGGAAATTTTGCCACTGCCGGCAAGGATCCTGTGTTCTACGGTCACCATGGAAATGTGGATCGGATGTGGGATATCTATAGCAAACTTCGTGGACAGAAAGTTGAATTTAGAGATCCTGATTGGCTCGAatcatctttcatcttctatgaTGAGAATCGCCAAGTTGTCAATGTTAAG GTGAAGGATTGTCTAACCCCAGAGAGCCTGCGATATAGCTACGCTCCAGAACCCCTTGCATGGACAACAATTCGTCGAAAATACAAGAAACTCCAGAATGCAGCACAGACAAGGAGCGCCGGCGACTCGCTGAAACTAAAACCAGTTTCTGAGTTCGGATCCAGTCCAAGAAACTTAACAGAGCCGATCCAAGTACTAGTGCAAAGGCCAAAGATATCAAGGACCAAAGATGAGAAAGCAGATTCAGTTGAGGTTTTATTCATTGATGGAATACAAGTTACACATGGATCAACAGCAAGGTTTGATGTTTACGTGTCGCAACCAATTGCGGGACTGGCTGGTCCACATAACGGAGAATTAGCAGGTAGTTTTGTGAAAGTTCCTCATGCTCATGGAGGATCAGGTTCTCATAAAAATGCTTCAAGTTTGGAATTGGGTATTAGTACTTTACTTGAAGAAATTGATGCTGAAAGTTCACAGAAATTGGTTGTGACTTTGCTTCCACGTAATGGTGACGTTGTTGTTGGTGGAGTTGAGATCCGTTTAGTGGATGTTGACGACGATGATCTTTAG